In Myxococcus stipitatus, a single window of DNA contains:
- a CDS encoding S9 family peptidase, with product MVARLVSVGWVLLGALPGFAQQGGGVPPPSVPTPAEVAARAAKSSRPSVESVLATCQRAARFREVVLSPDGGRVAWVEVAPGGTLIQVVPRGGTEAHAVRVSACHGVSACDESSVAWSPDGHQLAFLSDAGRSRQAQLHVVDVTVGGEARALTSFEAPLAMPRWSPDGKTLAVLVMQGEGAEHARGPTEAAARETGVVRESSPVQRVALVSVAEGKHRFVSPEGLYVYEHSWSPEGNRLAIVAAPPPGDAHWWTAKLHVVEAANGRTRVVHAPKWQLAEPTWSPDGRQLAFVEGLMSDQGVTGGDVWVTPVDGEGKARNLTPGMKATASSLAWVSARKLLFGGQVGGESAVASVDPVKGGATVLWSGPEHLRAGETSLLSFSRDGAVSAVVRDSFTRAPNVWVGPVGAWEQLTRREDDLSALAGAVRSVSWKNDGLDVQGWLIAPAASAAPTSGGRAPMVTMIHGGPAAGVVPQFLPQVLVLTSRGYYVFFPNARGSYGQGEDFVQANRRDFGFGDLRDILAGVDAVLERAPVDSSRLGVSGWSYGGYMVMWTVTQTQRFKAAVAGAGISNWQSYYGTNHIDAWMLPYFGATVYDDPEIYTRSSPLNYVKLARTPTLLLHGERDLEVPASQAYEFHRALKTLGVKTQLVVYADEGHIFRKPEHQVDRLRRTVEWLDAHLQPGGSGHARVVTPTR from the coding sequence ATGGTGGCGAGACTCGTGAGCGTGGGGTGGGTGTTGCTGGGCGCGCTCCCTGGCTTCGCGCAGCAGGGGGGAGGGGTCCCGCCTCCTTCGGTGCCGACTCCTGCGGAGGTCGCCGCGCGCGCCGCGAAGTCGTCGCGCCCCTCCGTGGAGTCGGTGCTGGCCACGTGCCAGCGCGCGGCGCGCTTCCGGGAGGTGGTGCTCTCCCCGGACGGGGGCCGCGTGGCGTGGGTGGAGGTGGCTCCGGGCGGCACGCTCATCCAGGTGGTGCCGCGAGGGGGCACGGAGGCGCATGCGGTGCGGGTCAGCGCCTGTCACGGGGTGAGCGCCTGTGACGAGTCCTCCGTCGCGTGGAGTCCGGACGGGCACCAGCTGGCGTTCCTCTCCGACGCGGGGCGCTCGAGGCAGGCCCAGCTCCACGTGGTGGACGTGACGGTGGGCGGCGAGGCGCGCGCGCTGACGTCCTTCGAGGCGCCGCTGGCGATGCCCCGCTGGTCCCCGGACGGGAAGACGCTCGCGGTGCTCGTCATGCAGGGCGAGGGCGCGGAGCACGCGCGCGGTCCGACGGAGGCCGCCGCGCGGGAGACGGGCGTGGTGCGCGAGTCCTCGCCGGTGCAGCGCGTGGCGTTGGTGTCGGTGGCGGAGGGCAAGCACCGCTTCGTGTCTCCGGAGGGGTTGTACGTCTACGAGCATTCGTGGAGTCCCGAGGGCAATCGCCTGGCCATCGTCGCGGCGCCCCCGCCCGGGGACGCGCACTGGTGGACGGCGAAGCTGCACGTGGTGGAGGCGGCGAACGGGCGCACGCGCGTGGTGCACGCGCCGAAGTGGCAGCTCGCCGAGCCGACCTGGAGTCCGGATGGCCGGCAGCTCGCCTTCGTCGAGGGGCTGATGAGCGACCAGGGCGTCACGGGCGGCGACGTGTGGGTGACCCCCGTTGATGGCGAGGGCAAGGCGCGCAACCTGACGCCGGGGATGAAGGCCACGGCGTCGAGCCTCGCGTGGGTGTCCGCGCGCAAGCTGCTCTTCGGCGGGCAGGTCGGGGGCGAGTCCGCGGTGGCGTCGGTGGACCCGGTGAAGGGCGGCGCGACGGTGCTGTGGTCGGGGCCGGAGCACCTGCGGGCGGGGGAAACGTCGCTGTTGTCGTTCTCCCGCGACGGCGCGGTGAGCGCGGTGGTGCGTGACTCCTTCACGCGGGCGCCGAACGTGTGGGTGGGGCCGGTGGGCGCGTGGGAGCAGCTCACGCGGCGCGAGGACGACCTGAGCGCGTTGGCGGGCGCGGTGCGCAGCGTGTCGTGGAAGAACGACGGGCTCGACGTGCAGGGCTGGCTGATTGCCCCGGCGGCGAGCGCGGCGCCGACGAGTGGGGGGCGCGCGCCCATGGTGACGATGATTCACGGGGGCCCGGCGGCGGGCGTGGTGCCCCAGTTCCTGCCGCAGGTGCTGGTGCTGACCAGCCGTGGCTACTACGTGTTCTTCCCGAACGCGCGCGGCAGCTACGGACAGGGCGAGGACTTCGTGCAGGCCAACCGGCGGGACTTCGGCTTCGGCGACCTGCGCGACATCCTCGCGGGCGTGGACGCGGTGCTGGAGCGCGCGCCGGTGGACTCCTCGCGGCTGGGAGTGTCGGGGTGGAGCTACGGCGGCTACATGGTGATGTGGACGGTGACGCAGACGCAGCGCTTCAAGGCGGCGGTGGCGGGCGCGGGCATCTCCAACTGGCAGAGCTATTACGGCACCAACCACATCGACGCGTGGATGCTGCCGTACTTCGGGGCCACGGTGTACGACGACCCGGAAATCTACACGCGCAGCTCGCCCCTCAACTACGTGAAGCTGGCGCGCACGCCCACGCTGCTGTTGCACGGGGAGCGGGACCTGGAGGTCCCCGCGTCGCAGGCCTACGAGTTCCACCGGGCGCTGAAGACGCTCGGGGTGAAGACGCAGCTGGTCGTCTACGCGGACGAGGGCCACATCTTCCGCAAGCCGGAGCACCAGGTCGATCGGCTGCGGCGCACCGTGGAGTGGCTCGACGCGCACCTGCAACCCGGAGGCTCGGGGCACGCGCGGGTGGTGACGCCCACGCGTTAG
- a CDS encoding GNAT family N-acetyltransferase — translation MASDKHPVLLLTERLRLTQLPPDAAARVVAYHEANRDHLGPVSPTRPPNFFTLTYWRTRLAQDLEDARLDVSLRLLMLPRSEPLSSAPVIGNISLTHIRRGPLQATDLGYGLDHRHEGRGLMTEALRAVCTHAFTTMGLHRIQANHLPENLRSAAVLRRLGFVVEGYARDFLRIDGRWRDHVLTSLVAPEPPAAPPAS, via the coding sequence ATGGCTTCCGACAAGCACCCCGTCCTGCTCCTCACCGAGCGCCTGCGACTGACCCAACTGCCCCCCGACGCGGCGGCGCGCGTGGTCGCCTACCATGAAGCCAACCGGGATCACCTCGGACCGGTGTCCCCCACCCGGCCCCCGAACTTCTTCACGCTGACGTACTGGCGCACCCGGCTCGCCCAGGACCTGGAGGACGCGCGGCTCGACGTCTCGCTGCGCCTGCTCATGCTCCCGCGCTCGGAGCCGCTGTCGTCCGCGCCCGTCATCGGCAACATCTCGCTCACGCACATCCGCAGAGGGCCCCTGCAGGCAACCGACCTGGGCTATGGCCTGGACCACCGCCACGAGGGCCGCGGCCTGATGACCGAGGCCCTGCGCGCGGTGTGCACGCACGCCTTCACGACCATGGGCCTGCACCGCATCCAGGCCAACCACCTGCCGGAGAACCTGCGCAGCGCCGCCGTGCTGCGCCGCCTGGGCTTCGTGGTGGAGGGCTACGCGCGGGACTTCCTGCGCATCGACGGGCGCTGGAGGGACCACGTCCTCACCTCCCTCGTCGCGCCCGAGCCGCCAGCCGCGCCTCCCGCCTCCTAA
- a CDS encoding OmpA/MotB family protein: MVRSKRGWKALIGASALLVAGGASAKEPKELTEARSAYKELIGSKQGRERPREVSDARAALKKAEEAYRRDEDSQKVRVLSYVALRKAETAAALGDADLASRELARAQSQLAQAQALQQQASRMRQQGMAQQEEWSRQQQAGQQQLSEESARRQQLEAEAQRLAAENQALQQRTAELEAERKTSEEADRKASEALSKLEQANQDLKVREEERGTVLTLSGSVLFASGKSELLPIARQRLTDVAEVLKQTDNPLLIEGHTDSQGSDQLNETLSYQRAERVKDYLMDRGIPANRIQVRGLGEYQPVASNHTPEGRANNRRVEIIVERESRAVGGSGERQGTSGGAHHGTGSNPSGTGGAGQEQPSGSSSGTGGGGHEQQPGSSSDTSSHQGSQPSGSDDTSPR; the protein is encoded by the coding sequence ATGGTGCGAAGCAAGCGTGGATGGAAGGCCCTCATCGGGGCCTCGGCGCTCCTCGTCGCCGGCGGCGCGAGCGCGAAGGAACCGAAGGAACTGACCGAGGCGCGCTCCGCCTACAAGGAGCTCATCGGCAGCAAGCAGGGGCGCGAGCGCCCGCGCGAGGTCTCCGACGCGCGCGCCGCCCTGAAGAAGGCCGAGGAGGCCTACCGCCGCGACGAGGACTCGCAGAAGGTGCGCGTGCTGTCCTACGTGGCCCTGCGCAAGGCGGAGACCGCCGCCGCGCTGGGTGACGCGGACCTCGCGTCGCGGGAGCTGGCGCGGGCCCAGTCCCAGCTCGCGCAGGCCCAGGCGCTCCAGCAGCAGGCGTCGCGGATGCGCCAGCAGGGCATGGCCCAGCAGGAGGAGTGGTCCCGCCAGCAGCAGGCGGGCCAGCAGCAGCTCTCCGAGGAGTCCGCGCGTCGCCAGCAGCTCGAGGCCGAGGCGCAGCGTCTGGCCGCGGAGAACCAGGCCCTCCAGCAGCGCACGGCGGAGCTGGAGGCGGAGCGCAAGACCAGCGAGGAGGCCGATCGCAAGGCGTCCGAGGCCCTCTCCAAGCTCGAGCAGGCCAACCAGGACCTGAAGGTCCGCGAGGAAGAGCGCGGCACCGTGCTGACGCTCTCCGGCAGCGTGCTCTTCGCGTCGGGCAAGTCGGAGCTGCTCCCCATCGCGCGGCAGCGGCTCACCGACGTGGCGGAGGTGCTGAAGCAGACCGACAACCCGCTGCTCATCGAGGGCCACACCGACTCGCAGGGCTCCGACCAGCTCAACGAGACGCTGTCCTATCAGCGCGCCGAGCGCGTGAAGGACTACCTCATGGACCGGGGCATCCCCGCCAATCGCATCCAGGTGCGCGGCCTGGGCGAGTACCAGCCCGTGGCCTCCAACCACACCCCGGAGGGCCGCGCCAACAACCGCCGCGTCGAAATCATCGTCGAGCGCGAGTCGCGCGCCGTCGGCGGCAGCGGAGAGCGACAGGGCACCAGCGGTGGCGCCCATCACGGCACGGGCTCGAATCCCAGCGGCACCGGCGGCGCCGGCCAGGAGCAGCCGTCGGGCTCCTCCAGCGGCACCGGCGGCGGCGGCCACGAGCAGCAGCCGGGCTCATCCAGCGACACGTCGTCGCACCAGGGCTCGCAGCCGAGCGGGAGCGACGACACGTCTCCCCGCTGA
- a CDS encoding DUF4398 domain-containing protein — translation MRPKLLAAVLFTTLMGCASQQVTHISNKERTEAVASMRAAEGAGAARVPEAARHLEFARQQVNRGEELLRDKDKEGAELSFMQADADADLAFAIAQSTQLEAQARQTTQQAEQLKRGLE, via the coding sequence GTGCGCCCGAAGCTGCTTGCCGCCGTGCTCTTCACGACCCTGATGGGTTGCGCGAGCCAGCAAGTCACCCACATCTCGAACAAGGAGCGGACGGAGGCCGTGGCCTCGATGCGCGCCGCGGAAGGCGCGGGAGCGGCCCGCGTTCCCGAAGCCGCCCGCCACCTCGAATTCGCCCGACAGCAGGTCAACCGCGGCGAGGAGCTGCTGCGCGACAAGGACAAGGAAGGCGCCGAGCTGAGCTTCATGCAGGCGGACGCGGACGCGGACCTCGCCTTCGCCATCGCCCAATCGACCCAGCTCGAGGCCCAGGCCCGACAGACCACCCAGCAGGCCGAGCAGCTGAAACGCGGCCTCGAGTGA
- a CDS encoding 5'-3' exonuclease — translation MRLHLVDGTYELYRAHFSPRPGHTSPDGRDVKATVGVMSSLLMLLHDAGEAVTHVAVAFDNPIRSFRNALFDGYKSDEGVPPELHAQFDLVEEAVASLGVRVWSMKEHEADDALATAAARWAGEVEQVRLLTPDKDLGQCVRGQKVVQVDRRQEKVLDEDAVRAKLGVSPASVPDLLALMGDDADGIPGLPGFGEKGASALLGAYGHLEAIPDDASKWTARPRGADKLGATLREHRDAALLYRKLATLVTDAPLPGTASLADLEWKGVPRAAFEALCDRLGVTTLKRRPKRWVA, via the coding sequence ATGCGCCTGCACCTCGTGGATGGGACGTATGAGCTGTACCGGGCCCACTTCTCTCCCCGTCCGGGCCACACGTCGCCGGATGGGCGCGACGTGAAGGCCACGGTGGGGGTGATGTCGTCACTGCTCATGTTGCTGCACGACGCGGGCGAGGCGGTGACGCACGTGGCGGTGGCGTTCGACAACCCCATCCGCTCGTTCCGCAACGCGCTGTTCGACGGCTACAAGAGCGACGAGGGCGTGCCGCCGGAGCTGCATGCGCAGTTCGACCTGGTGGAGGAGGCGGTGGCGTCGCTGGGCGTGCGCGTGTGGTCCATGAAGGAGCACGAGGCGGACGACGCGCTGGCCACGGCGGCGGCGCGTTGGGCCGGGGAGGTGGAGCAGGTGCGGCTGCTCACCCCGGACAAGGACCTGGGCCAGTGCGTGCGGGGGCAGAAGGTGGTGCAGGTGGACCGGCGCCAGGAGAAGGTGCTGGACGAGGACGCGGTGCGCGCGAAGCTGGGCGTGTCGCCCGCGAGCGTGCCGGACCTGCTGGCGTTGATGGGGGACGACGCGGACGGCATCCCCGGGCTGCCCGGCTTCGGGGAGAAGGGGGCCTCGGCGCTGCTGGGGGCGTACGGGCACCTGGAGGCGATTCCGGACGACGCGTCGAAGTGGACGGCGCGGCCGCGCGGCGCGGACAAGCTCGGCGCGACGCTGCGCGAGCACCGGGACGCGGCGCTGCTGTACCGCAAGCTGGCCACGCTGGTGACGGACGCGCCCCTGCCGGGCACGGCGTCGCTCGCGGACCTGGAGTGGAAGGGCGTGCCCCGCGCCGCCTTCGAGGCGCTGTGCGACCGGCTGGGCGTCACCACCCTCAAGCGTCGCCCGAAGCGCTGGGTGGCGTGA
- a CDS encoding type IV toxin-antitoxin system AbiEi family antitoxin domain-containing protein, translated as MSPRPTSAKRFQREVGLIRSRGGVLRMSEAMSLGLSRRALYGMRDEGVLEVLDRGLFRLSSLTPLTHPDLVVVARRVPRGVVSLVSALAFHSLTTQVPHAVEVALERGRPKPRIEHPPTHFVWFSGDSFHEGIETHVLDGQHVRVYGPEKTLADCFKYRNKLGPGIALEALKAWRARRRKHLPALLLHARQCRVERVMRPYLEALI; from the coding sequence TTGTCTCCACGCCCCACATCCGCGAAGCGATTCCAGCGAGAGGTCGGCCTCATCCGGTCCCGGGGTGGGGTGCTCCGGATGTCGGAGGCGATGTCGCTCGGACTCTCCCGGCGGGCGCTCTACGGCATGCGCGACGAGGGCGTGCTCGAGGTCCTGGACCGGGGGCTGTTCCGGCTCTCCTCGCTGACCCCCCTCACCCACCCGGACCTCGTCGTCGTCGCCAGGCGCGTCCCTCGGGGGGTCGTCAGCCTGGTCTCCGCGCTCGCCTTCCATTCGCTCACCACGCAAGTGCCGCATGCCGTGGAGGTCGCGCTCGAACGCGGCCGTCCGAAGCCGCGCATCGAGCACCCTCCCACGCACTTCGTGTGGTTCTCGGGTGACAGCTTCCACGAGGGCATCGAGACCCATGTCCTGGATGGCCAGCACGTCCGCGTCTACGGACCCGAGAAGACGCTCGCGGACTGCTTCAAGTACCGGAACAAGCTGGGGCCGGGCATCGCGCTGGAGGCGCTCAAGGCGTGGCGGGCCCGACGCCGCAAACACCTTCCGGCCCTGCTCCTGCATGCGCGCCAGTGCCGCGTCGAAAGGGTGATGCGGCCCTATCTGGAGGCGCTGATTTGA
- a CDS encoding nucleotidyl transferase AbiEii/AbiGii toxin family protein: protein MTTKNLPASVQARLMNRARETQRPFHELLQYFAMERFLYRLACSPYRARLILKGGLMLHVWKAPLARATRDVDFLGRMENSLESVARVVRDICGTEVEPDGMVFVSESLVVEHIREEAESPGVRARFLGLLGKVRLAMQLDIGFGDVVVPGPARLVYPTLLELPAPVLEGYSREAVVAEKFHAMVFLGALNTRMKDFYDVWLLSRRFDFEGGVLARAVDATFARRETRVVEGPVAFTDAFFESPQPKVAWSAFRKKSGLLHSPARLAEVVEGLRAFFDPVARACVARVPFESRWSPGGPWEPA, encoded by the coding sequence TTGACGACGAAGAACCTGCCCGCATCGGTGCAGGCACGCTTGATGAACCGGGCCCGCGAGACGCAGCGGCCCTTCCATGAATTGCTCCAGTACTTCGCGATGGAGCGGTTCCTGTATCGACTGGCCTGTTCTCCCTACCGCGCGCGGCTCATCCTCAAGGGGGGACTGATGTTGCATGTCTGGAAGGCCCCTCTCGCTCGGGCCACGCGCGACGTGGACTTCCTGGGACGGATGGAGAACTCGCTGGAGTCCGTCGCGCGGGTGGTCCGGGACATCTGTGGGACGGAGGTGGAGCCGGACGGGATGGTCTTCGTCTCGGAGAGCCTGGTCGTCGAGCACATCCGCGAGGAGGCGGAGTCCCCCGGTGTCCGGGCGCGGTTCCTGGGGTTGCTCGGCAAGGTGCGCCTCGCGATGCAGCTCGACATCGGATTCGGGGACGTGGTGGTCCCCGGGCCGGCGCGGCTCGTGTACCCGACGTTGCTGGAGCTTCCGGCGCCCGTGCTGGAGGGGTATTCGCGGGAGGCGGTGGTCGCCGAGAAGTTCCACGCCATGGTGTTCCTGGGGGCGCTCAACACCCGGATGAAGGACTTCTACGACGTGTGGCTGTTGTCGCGACGCTTCGACTTCGAGGGTGGGGTGCTCGCGAGGGCCGTGGACGCGACCTTCGCGCGGAGGGAGACCCGGGTCGTGGAGGGACCCGTGGCCTTCACCGACGCATTCTTCGAGAGCCCCCAGCCCAAAGTCGCCTGGAGTGCGTTTCGCAAGAAGTCCGGGCTGCTTCATTCACCCGCGCGGCTGGCGGAGGTGGTCGAAGGGCTGCGTGCCTTTTTCGACCCGGTGGCTCGCGCATGCGTGGCACGGGTGCCATTCGAGTCGCGCTGGAGCCCGGGAGGGCCCTGGGAACCCGCGTGA
- a CDS encoding ATP-binding protein, with the protein MTLPIQVSFTEAPRPRVWVIDDSPVECEAVRQALVTGCHVDTFPDGASLLEALGRGSPPEVLVLDWYLPGMSGLEVCRFVRAAPATALVPVLLLTANTRAEDVEEALAAGADDYVFKPFRPLELSARVRALAARERKRRQQLEDERARRVLAEGTLTEVQAAEERAWRSELRFRLAARATRDAVWEWDPCTGAVDWTSGLHELFGHSPNQTRDNRDWWKAQLHPEDRDRVVAGLVAALGSAQNEWQDTYRFRRGDGTWAFVVDRCHIVRDAEDRPVQVVGAMQDVTAQQQAEAERLRLLAEVHAQADFERQLIGIVSHDLRNPLGAITLAVSMLLQKAEDERQRRHGQRIQRAAERATRMIRDLLDFTRARQGRGLPVYPQRMDLHEVVHTTLDELQAAWPERRIQSHYEGSGAGEWDPDRVAQVLGNLVGNAMQYSPPDTVVRVESRGEEHGVVLTVHNDGLPIPLELKPRIFEPLERGLERPEDRGGRSIGLGLYIVRSIVVAHGGTVDVQSTTEAGTTFTVRLPRRPPTNGNAPATPGA; encoded by the coding sequence GTGACCCTGCCCATCCAAGTTTCGTTCACCGAGGCGCCTCGTCCGCGCGTCTGGGTCATCGACGACAGTCCCGTGGAGTGCGAGGCCGTCCGACAGGCGCTGGTCACCGGCTGTCATGTCGACACGTTTCCGGACGGGGCGTCGCTGCTGGAGGCGTTGGGGCGGGGCTCGCCTCCGGAGGTGCTGGTGCTGGACTGGTACCTGCCGGGCATGTCGGGGCTGGAGGTGTGCCGCTTCGTGCGCGCCGCTCCCGCCACGGCGCTGGTGCCGGTGCTGCTGCTGACGGCCAACACGCGCGCGGAGGACGTGGAGGAGGCGCTCGCGGCGGGCGCGGACGACTACGTCTTCAAGCCCTTCCGGCCGCTGGAGCTGTCCGCGCGGGTGCGGGCGCTGGCGGCGCGGGAGCGCAAGCGTCGCCAGCAGCTCGAGGACGAACGCGCGCGCCGCGTGCTGGCGGAGGGCACGCTGACGGAGGTGCAGGCCGCGGAGGAGCGCGCATGGAGGAGCGAGCTGCGCTTCCGGCTGGCGGCGCGCGCCACGCGGGACGCCGTCTGGGAGTGGGACCCGTGCACGGGCGCGGTGGACTGGACGAGCGGGCTGCACGAGCTGTTCGGCCACTCGCCGAACCAGACGCGCGACAACCGGGACTGGTGGAAGGCGCAGCTGCACCCCGAGGACCGCGACCGGGTGGTGGCGGGGCTGGTCGCGGCGCTGGGGAGCGCCCAGAACGAGTGGCAGGACACGTACCGGTTCCGCCGCGGGGACGGGACGTGGGCCTTCGTGGTGGACCGCTGCCACATCGTCCGGGACGCGGAGGACCGGCCCGTGCAGGTGGTGGGCGCCATGCAGGACGTCACCGCGCAGCAGCAGGCGGAGGCCGAGCGCCTGCGCCTGTTGGCGGAGGTCCACGCGCAGGCGGACTTCGAGCGGCAGCTCATCGGCATCGTCAGCCATGACCTGCGCAACCCCCTGGGGGCCATCACCCTGGCGGTGTCGATGCTGCTCCAGAAGGCGGAGGACGAGCGGCAGCGGCGGCATGGCCAGCGCATCCAGCGCGCGGCGGAGCGGGCGACGCGGATGATTCGCGACCTGCTCGACTTCACGCGGGCGCGCCAGGGCCGGGGGCTGCCGGTGTATCCGCAGCGGATGGACCTGCACGAGGTGGTGCACACGACGCTGGACGAGCTGCAGGCGGCGTGGCCGGAGCGACGCATCCAGTCGCACTACGAGGGCAGCGGCGCGGGCGAGTGGGACCCGGACCGGGTGGCGCAGGTGCTCGGCAACCTGGTGGGCAACGCGATGCAGTACAGCCCGCCGGACACGGTGGTGCGGGTGGAGTCGCGCGGCGAGGAGCACGGCGTGGTGCTCACGGTGCACAACGACGGCCTGCCGATTCCCCTGGAGCTCAAGCCGCGCATCTTCGAGCCGCTGGAGCGGGGCCTCGAGCGGCCGGAGGACCGGGGCGGGCGCAGCATCGGGCTGGGGCTCTACATCGTGCGCAGCATCGTCGTGGCCCACGGCGGCACGGTCGACGTGCAGTCCACCACCGAGGCGGGCACCACCTTCACGGTGCGCCTCCCACGGCGTCCGCCCACGAACGGCAACGCCCCCGCCACGCCAGGAGCGTAG
- a CDS encoding group II truncated hemoglobin produces the protein MPVELKTPLSSDDDWLPSLEETPFHRMGGVEPVKALAYAFYDAMDAHEPALAKLHTLDEHGRVNQGTRDRFALFLVGWLGGPQDYMAQHGHPRLRMRHGHVPVDVAMRDAWLRAMGRAMDARGITGGLRRFLNERFAQVADFLRNTEG, from the coding sequence ATGCCTGTTGAACTCAAGACGCCCCTCTCCTCCGATGATGACTGGCTCCCCTCCCTGGAGGAGACGCCCTTCCACCGCATGGGCGGTGTCGAGCCGGTGAAGGCGCTGGCGTACGCCTTCTATGACGCGATGGACGCGCACGAGCCCGCGCTGGCGAAGCTGCACACGCTCGACGAGCACGGCCGGGTGAACCAGGGCACGCGCGACCGCTTCGCCCTCTTCCTGGTGGGCTGGCTGGGAGGCCCGCAGGACTACATGGCGCAGCACGGCCACCCGCGCCTGCGCATGCGCCATGGCCATGTGCCAGTGGACGTCGCCATGCGGGACGCGTGGCTGCGCGCCATGGGACGGGCCATGGACGCCCGGGGCATCACCGGTGGCCTGCGCCGCTTCCTGAACGAGCGGTTCGCCCAGGTGGCGGACTTCCTGCGCAACACGGAGGGCTGA
- a CDS encoding TetR/AcrR family transcriptional regulator has protein sequence MRKGELTHQAILERAIQLASRVGLQGLSIGGLAEELQLSKSGLFAHFRSKTSLQVEILDAASALFTERVIRPALMRPRGEPRVRALFETWLTWAKELVPEGGCIFVAAATELDDVPGPARDRLVQTERDWLDCLAQAARIAVAEGHFRKDLDVEEFAHDEKALLLGFHHAARLLKEPRAEAWARRAFESLLRNARPLGS, from the coding sequence ATGCGCAAGGGCGAGCTCACCCATCAAGCCATCCTGGAGCGGGCCATCCAGCTCGCCAGCCGGGTGGGGCTGCAGGGGCTGAGCATCGGCGGGCTGGCGGAGGAGCTGCAGCTCTCCAAGAGCGGCCTGTTCGCGCACTTCCGTTCCAAGACGTCGCTCCAGGTGGAGATCCTGGACGCGGCCTCGGCGCTGTTCACCGAGCGGGTCATCCGCCCGGCGCTGATGCGGCCCAGGGGCGAGCCCCGCGTGCGGGCGCTCTTCGAGACGTGGCTGACGTGGGCCAAGGAGCTGGTGCCGGAGGGCGGCTGCATCTTCGTGGCGGCGGCGACGGAGCTGGACGACGTGCCGGGGCCCGCCAGGGACCGGCTGGTGCAGACGGAGCGGGACTGGCTGGACTGCCTGGCCCAGGCCGCGCGCATCGCCGTCGCCGAGGGCCACTTCCGCAAGGACCTGGACGTGGAGGAGTTCGCCCACGACGAGAAGGCCCTGCTGCTCGGCTTCCACCACGCGGCCCGGCTCCTGAAGGAGCCCCGCGCCGAGGCATGGGCCCGGCGCGCCTTCGAGTCCCTGCTGCGCAACGCGCGCCCCCTGGGCTCCTGA
- a CDS encoding alpha/beta hydrolase, with protein sequence MAENSTNVRARIQRWGMRAALGSAGVVAPGWVARWAERRFLTPMRPRRSRSSEGVLAQGQPRMLALRGEQVRVWSWGEGPRVLLVHGWSGYGGQLSAFVAPLVEAGFSVVTYDAPGHGRSSGRTSSLPEMAEFVADVARATGGPYAVVAHSLGAAATAVAMRNGLKVGRAVFVSPPSDPRGGIRAFSRYLGLPDGVWMRMEARIEARFGVRLRDLALPHFVPLFRRVPLHVFHDVEDREVPLAAGEAVVEAWPGARLTRTQGLGHHRILYAPEVVRQAVAFLAEGKPESLRHEVEPVAEAVTGPRAPLRLVHTA encoded by the coding sequence ATGGCAGAAAATAGCACGAACGTTCGGGCCAGAATCCAGCGGTGGGGGATGCGCGCGGCGCTGGGGAGCGCGGGGGTGGTGGCGCCGGGGTGGGTGGCGCGGTGGGCGGAGCGGAGGTTCCTGACGCCGATGCGGCCGCGCCGCTCGCGCTCGTCGGAGGGGGTGTTGGCGCAGGGGCAGCCGCGGATGCTGGCGCTGCGGGGGGAGCAGGTGCGGGTGTGGAGCTGGGGCGAGGGGCCTCGCGTGCTGCTGGTGCACGGGTGGAGTGGGTACGGCGGGCAGCTGTCGGCGTTCGTGGCGCCGCTGGTGGAGGCGGGGTTCTCGGTGGTGACGTACGACGCGCCGGGGCATGGGCGGTCGTCGGGGCGGACCAGCTCGTTGCCGGAGATGGCGGAGTTCGTGGCGGACGTGGCGCGGGCGACGGGGGGGCCGTACGCGGTGGTGGCGCACTCGCTGGGGGCGGCGGCGACGGCGGTGGCGATGCGCAACGGGTTGAAGGTGGGGCGCGCGGTGTTCGTGTCACCGCCGTCGGACCCGCGAGGTGGCATCCGCGCCTTCTCCCGCTACCTGGGGTTGCCGGACGGGGTGTGGATGCGGATGGAGGCGCGCATCGAGGCGCGCTTCGGCGTGCGGCTGCGCGACCTGGCGCTGCCCCACTTCGTGCCGCTGTTCCGCCGCGTGCCGCTGCACGTCTTCCACGACGTGGAGGACCGGGAGGTGCCGCTGGCGGCGGGCGAGGCGGTGGTGGAGGCGTGGCCCGGCGCGCGGCTGACGCGCACGCAGGGGTTGGGACACCACCGCATCCTGTACGCGCCGGAGGTGGTGCGGCAGGCGGTGGCCTTCCTCGCGGAGGGAAAGCCGGAGAGCCTGAGGCACGAAGTGGAGCCCGTGGCCGAGGCGGTGACGGGGCCACGCGCGCCGTTGCGGCTGGTGCACACGGCTTGA